In the Sandaracinus amylolyticus genome, CACCGCCGCCGCCGCCCGCGCTCCCGCCGCCGCCGCCGCCGCAGATGTACTGGTACCCGCCGGCGCCGCCGCCCGCCTGACCGCCGAGCCCGCACGCATTGGTCGTCGACGCGTCGACGCCCGAGGGCCCGATCCCGCCCACGCCGCCGGGCTGGCACATCGACGTCGTCCCGGTCGCGCCCGCCGTGGTCTGTCCGGTCGCGCCCCCGCCGCCGTTGCCAGCCCCGGGCACGCCGGCCGTGATGCCCGTGCCGCCGGCGCCGCCGCTCACGTCGATCGATCCCTCGATCACCACGTTCCCGGTCGCGCGCAGATCGAGGACGCCGGTGCCGCGCGCCCGCACCGTCACGCCGGCGCGCACGTGGATCGTCGTGAAGTCGTAGACGCCGGGATCGAGCACCACGTCGGCCTCGGGATCGAACGCGCCGTCCTCGCCCGAGCTCCGGAACGTCCCGCGCACGCAGCTGCGCCCGACGCACGCCTGATCGTCGGCGCAGCGCACCCCGCAGCCACCGCAGTTGAAGCGATCATCGGTGATGCGGACCTCGCAGCCGTCCGGCTCGATGCGGTTGCAGTCGGCGCGATCCGCGTCGCACGTGATCCCGCAGAGCCCGTCCTCGCAGATCGCGTCGGCGTAGGGGCGCGCGCGGCAGCGCAGGCCGCACTCGCCGCAGTTGTCGGGATCGCTCGCGACGTCCGCGCCGCACCACCCGCCGTCGGGCGGCCCCGCGTCCATCCGCACGCCGCCGTCGGGGATCGCGGCGCAGCCGTCGTCGACGGTCCCGTCGCAGTCGTCGTCGCCGTAGTTGCCGCAGCGCTCGCCCGCGCGCGGGCTCACCTGGGGATCGCCGTCGTCGCAGTCGGGCTCCTCGATCGCCGCGCCGCACGCCGCGTCGGCGAAGCCGTCCTCGTCGTCGTCCTCCCAGTCGTTCGTGCCGAGCACGAAGTCCGCGAGCCCGTTGCAGTCGTCGTCGATGCCGTTGCAGACCTCGTCGGCCGCGGGATGGCGCATCGGATCGGCGCCCGCGCAGTCCAGCGGGAAGATCGACGCGCCGGCGACCGGCGTGCACGAGACCGTCGATCCGCCGGGCACGCCGAAGCCGTCGCCGTCGGTGTCGGGGTACCACGGCACCGCGACCGTCGCTTCGTCCACCCGGGTGTCGCAGTCGTTGTCGACGGTGTCGCAGAGCTCCGGCATCGCGCCGTGGCGCATCCGGTTCGTGTCGTCGCAGTCGTCGCCCTCGAGCGCGAAGCGTCGCGTGCCCGGGCACGCGCGCATCGGCGCGTCGGGATCGCCGTGGCCGTCGACGTCGAGATCGGCGAAGCCCGCGACCGACACCGTCTCGTCGATCGCGCCGTCGCAGTCGTCGTCGAGCCCGTTGCAGACCTCGGGCGATCCCGGCTGCACCGCGCGGCGCGCGTCGTCGCAGTCCTCGCCGCGGCTCGTGATCTCGCCGCCGATCTCGTTGCGGCAGCGCATGTCGTCGAGCCCCTCGCGATCGACGTCGCGCGCGCCGTAGGTCGTGCGATCGCAGTCCTCGTCGACGCCCTCCGCGTCGCAGATCTCCACGCCGCCCGGGAAGCGCCGCGGGTCCTGGTCGTCGCAGTCGTCGCCGCCGCACTCGGAGCGCTCCGCGCCGTCTCCGTCGACGTCGGGATCGAGCGAGCACGAGGGCGCGCACTCGTCCGCGTCCTCGCTGCACGTCTCGTCCGCCTCGCACGCGGGAGTGATCGTGCAGACCTGGTTCACGCAGCGGTCGGCGCCGGTGCAGAAGAGCCCGTCGTCGCAGTCGTCGTCGTCGTCGCAGGCGCGCCCGACGTCGCTCGCGTCGAAGCCGGCGTCGGAGGGGGCTGGATCGTCGTCCCCGCACGCGACGAGGACCGAGAGCGAGAGCACCAACAGCAAGCGAGCGTGCATCGCGCGCGAGGATAGACGAACGCGCGTCAGTCCGCGCGCGCGCAACGCGCGGTGGTCTGGCGCACCACGCCGAGCTCGCGCGTCGCGATCGTGCGGGTGGGTGATCGCGGACGAGAGCACCGGCCGGCGGGCGTGCGGGGAGGTGATCGCGGACGAGAACACCCACCCGGAAGCGCGCGGGTGGGTGATCACGGACGAGAACACCCACCCGGAAGCGCGCGGGTGGGTGATCACGGACGGACACACCCGCCCGGAAGCGTGCGGATTGGTTGCTCGCGCGCGAAACACCCACCGGGAAACGCGCGGGTGGGTGATCGCGGACGGACACACCCGCCGGGAAGCGCGCGGGTGGTCGATCGCGCGGATCGACCACCCGGGGATCACCCCGCGGCGGGCGGCGGGCGATCGCCCGCGTCGTCGTCCTCGTCGCGCCCGCGGCGGGGCGCGCGCACGGTATCGAAGAAGAGGTCCTGCTGCTCGCGATCGCGCGGGAAGCGCTGGCGGATGACGCTCGCGGACACGTCGTACGCGCGGCAGAAGTCGTCGCGGGTCGCGAGCTCGTTCGCGTAGGCCTGTCCGAAGGCCTGGGCGGCGGTCGCGCGGGCGGCGAGCGCTGCGTCGAGGCTCGCCACGGCGTTGGTGAGGCGGGGCAGGTGCTCGGCGCGCAGCGGCTCGGCGGCGCCGAAGGCGGTGAGGCGCTGCAGGACGCGGCGGGCGGCCGCGCTCTGAGCGGCGGCGCGCGGCGTCACCTCGGCGGCGATCCCCGCCGGGAAGATCGCGCTCGCAATCTCCCCGCCGCGGCCGCGATCGAGGGCCTCGGCGGCGCTGCGGAGGGCGCGCAGCTCGAGCTCGACCTCGCGCTCGGCGAAGCGCACGAGGACGCGGGGCTCGATCATCGCGAGCTCGGCCGAGGCGCGGACCGCGGCGGCAGCCACCAGCGCCGCATGCACCGGCTCGAACGACGCGACGAGATCCGCGAAGGCCGCGCCCGCACGACGGAGAGCGGCAAGGTGGAAGCGCCCCAGTGGGTCGAGGCGCGACGACGAGAGATCGGGAGTGGGCATCTGCATGCGATGGAGGCTCGCACGCGCGAGGAGAGGCGCGGAAGGGGGGCGACGACCGGCCCGACCGCGAAGCGATCGTAAGTGCACGCCGGGCACGGTGTCGGGCCGGATCGACTAGACGTTCGGGGCATGTCCACGCCCTCGCGAGACGCGCGCCTGCTCGCAGTGGTCACCTCGTTGACCCTGGCGTGCGGATGCTCCGGCACCGCGGTGGAGCCGCCGAGCGCCACGATCGAGCCGGAGCGCCCCGCCGCCGCCGAGGCCGCCGAGCCACCGCCGTCGGCACCCCCGCCGCGCGCGACCGCCTCGACCGCGCTCGAGGCGATGCTCGTCCACCACGCCGCGGGCGACGCGCGGCCCGACGCAGCGGCGCTCCTCGTGTTGCAGCAGGCGCCTCTCGCAGCGGCGCAGGCGGTCGTGCTCTACGCGTGGGACCAGAGCGCGTTCGACCGCGCTGCGCTCCTCGCGCGGGATCCTTCGATCGCGCCGGTGCTCGCGCGGCTGGGGGCGGAGGTCAGCCTCGAGGCGGCGGATGGTGGTGAGCTCTGCCGGGACCGCGACACGGCGGTGGGCGAGCTCCGCTGTCGGATCGAGCTCTCGCCGACCGAGGCGCTCGCGCTGCGCGAGCTGTGCGAGGTGAGGAGCATCGGGATCGCCGTCGTCGAGGAGGAGCGCCCCGGCGTCTTCGCGATCGCGCGCGCGCAGCAGCTCGTCGCGCACGCGTGTGAGCCCAGCGCGCGGCAGAGCGAGCTCTCGGTGTCCGACCTCGACGGGGACGGCGCGCCCGAGATCCGCGCGGTCGTCGAGACGATTGCCCCGATGCCGCTCCACATGCCGCCCGAGCACCCCGCCGACCTGCGGGTGCGGTCGGCGTTCTTCCTCGATGCTCGCGATCTCCATCTCCAGCTCGAGGTCGAGCTCGAGGTCGACAGCTGGGGGAGCTCCTGCGCCGAGAGCGTGCTCGAACGTCGGGTGCAGATCCGCTTCGCGGCGCGCGACGACGGGCGCCTGGTTCCGACGGTGAGCGGCCGTGAGCGCGTCGAGGAGTGCCCCGACGACGACGACATCGCCGACGGAGCGATCGAGAGGCGTGTCGAGGCGAATTGCCGGTACGTCGACCAGGAGGATCGCTGGAGCTGCTCCCCCGACGTCGCGACGGCGCTGGACGACGAGGTGCGCATCGGCGGGCACTCCCTGCGATCGAGCGCCGAGCGCGGCTGGCGTCGCGGTGAGCTCCTCGGCCCGGGCGGCGCCGGCGCTCGATTTCCCGCGATGCGCGCGCAGATCCAGCGCGTTCTCGCGCTGGAGGCGGAGGATGCGCCTCGAGCGCCGAGCGGCACCGTCGTCTGCCCGGTCCGCGTCGAGGATCCCGCCCCGCCGCTGCACGTGCGCGCCGAGCGCTCGTCGCGCTCCGCGATCGTCGGCGACCTCGAGAACGGAACCGTCGTGGCTCCGCGCGAGCGACGCGGGAGCTGGGTGC is a window encoding:
- a CDS encoding MopE-related protein, which produces MHARLLLVLSLSVLVACGDDDPAPSDAGFDASDVGRACDDDDDCDDGLFCTGADRCVNQVCTITPACEADETCSEDADECAPSCSLDPDVDGDGAERSECGGDDCDDQDPRRFPGGVEICDAEGVDEDCDRTTYGARDVDREGLDDMRCRNEIGGEITSRGEDCDDARRAVQPGSPEVCNGLDDDCDGAIDETVSVAGFADLDVDGHGDPDAPMRACPGTRRFALEGDDCDDTNRMRHGAMPELCDTVDNDCDTRVDEATVAVPWYPDTDGDGFGVPGGSTVSCTPVAGASIFPLDCAGADPMRHPAADEVCNGIDDDCNGLADFVLGTNDWEDDDEDGFADAACGAAIEEPDCDDGDPQVSPRAGERCGNYGDDDCDGTVDDGCAAIPDGGVRMDAGPPDGGWCGADVASDPDNCGECGLRCRARPYADAICEDGLCGITCDADRADCNRIEPDGCEVRITDDRFNCGGCGVRCADDQACVGRSCVRGTFRSSGEDGAFDPEADVVLDPGVYDFTTIHVRAGVTVRARGTGVLDLRATGNVVIEGSIDVSGGAGGTGITAGVPGAGNGGGGATGQTTAGATGTTSMCQPGGVGGIGPSGVDASTTNACGLGGQAGGGAGGYQYICGGGGGGSAGGGGGGGISCAGGAGGGPGGGAGGALSGVASAWPGVGGALALGAPYAGTSGVPGGTAAGGGGGSIGADAAADLAVATTFRPGSGGGGGGFGHFSGSLVGGSGGGGGGGGAVRIASATRIEIRSTGAVRADGGRGGNQNQFLAGGGGGSGGVVYLAAPELVLRGTVSAAGGAAGGGGGGNPAGGPGGAGGMGRVRISVNPATCEISGTVRPAAPMLCEATGAVPGRAYVGRYPD
- a CDS encoding SH3 domain-containing protein translates to MHAGHGVGPDRLDVRGMSTPSRDARLLAVVTSLTLACGCSGTAVEPPSATIEPERPAAAEAAEPPPSAPPPRATASTALEAMLVHHAAGDARPDAAALLVLQQAPLAAAQAVVLYAWDQSAFDRAALLARDPSIAPVLARLGAEVSLEAADGGELCRDRDTAVGELRCRIELSPTEALALRELCEVRSIGIAVVEEERPGVFAIARAQQLVAHACEPSARQSELSVSDLDGDGAPEIRAVVETIAPMPLHMPPEHPADLRVRSAFFLDARDLHLQLEVELEVDSWGSSCAESVLERRVQIRFAARDDGRLVPTVSGRERVEECPDDDDIADGAIERRVEANCRYVDQEDRWSCSPDVATALDDEVRIGGHSLRSSAERGWRRGELLGPGGAGARFPAMRAQIQRVLALEAEDAPRAPSGTVVCPVRVEDPAPPLHVRAERSSRSAIVGDLENGTVVAPRERRGSWVRIDAPVPGWVWSASLRDSCNRQRE